One part of the Rutidosis leptorrhynchoides isolate AG116_Rl617_1_P2 chromosome 1, CSIRO_AGI_Rlap_v1, whole genome shotgun sequence genome encodes these proteins:
- the LOC139871878 gene encoding cysteine proteinase inhibitor 12-like → MQIQRVLQILLLLIASTLLILITTKQSSLFNTEKQDIMASVVGGLQNSTANSNDIDSIARFAVEEHNKKENAMLEFVRVIKAQEQVVAGTLHHLTLEVVHAGEKKIYEAKVWVRPWLNSKELQEFNHVGEKDAEGSRYQSVPVHDTVIQDAANHVIKTLQMRSNSLYPYELLEVVHAKAETAEGPAKYDLVLKVKRNDKEEKFKANVHKDNDEKFHVNELVQDHS, encoded by the exons ATGCAAATCCAACGCGTACTACAAATTCTGCTATTACTCATAGCATCAACCTTATTAATTTTGATCACAACTAAACAATCATCACTTTTCAACACCGAAAAACAAGATATAATGGCATCTGTTGTTGGCGGTTTACAGAATTCAACGGCTAATAGTAACGATATCGATAGTATCGCTCGTTTTGCTGTTGAAGAACATAACAAAAAAGAG AATGCAATGTTGGAGTTTGTGAGGGTGATTAAGGCACAAGAGCAAGTGGTTGCTGGTACGTTGCATCATCTTACGCTAGAGGTTGTTCACGCTGGAGAGAAGAAAATATATGAGGCTAAGGTTTGGGTGAGGCCATGGTTGAACTCTAAGGAACTGCAAGAATTCAACCATGTTGGTGAAAAAG ATGCTGAGGGCTCAAGATACCAGTCAGTGCCTGTTCATGATACTGTGATCCAGGATGCTGCAAATCATGTCATTAAGACTTTGCAAATGAGGTCCAACTCATTGTATCCTTATGAATTGCTAGAAGTTGTTCATGCTAAAGCAGAG ACTGCGGAAGGGCCTGCAAAATATGATCTCGTACTAAAGGTCAAAAGGAACGACAAGGAAGAGAAATTCAAGGCTAATGTGCACAAAGACAACGATGAGAAATTTCATGTGAACGAATTGGTGCAGGACCACTCCTGA